In Primulina huaijiensis isolate GDHJ02 chromosome 6, ASM1229523v2, whole genome shotgun sequence, a single window of DNA contains:
- the LOC140979343 gene encoding eukaryotic translation initiation factor 2 subunit gamma-like, whose protein sequence is MSKKGLMEQDLSKLDVTKLHPLSPEVISRQATINIGTIGHVAHGKSTVVKAISGVQTVRFKNELERNITIKLGYANAKIYKCEDDQCSRPMCYKAYGSGKEDSPMCDVPGFENSKMKLLRHVSFVDCPGHDILMATMLNGAAIMDGALLLIAANESCPQPQTSEHLAAVEIMRLQHIIILQNKVDLVQENVAINQHDAIQKFIQGTVADGAPVVPISAQLKYNIDVVAEYIVKKIPIPERDFISPPNMIVIRSFDVNKPGFEVDEIRGGVAGGSILKGVLKVNQFIEVRPGIVVKDESGNIKCTPIYSRIVSLYAEQNELQFAVPGGLIGVGTTMDPTLTRADRLVGQVLGEVGSLPEVYVELEVNFFLLRRLLGVRTKDTERQGKVSKLAKGEILMLNIGSMSTGARVVAVKNVFAKLQLTSPVCTSKGEKIALSRRIEKHWRLIGWGQIQAGITLDIPPCPI, encoded by the exons ATGTCTAAAAAGGGATTGATGGAGCAGGACTTAAGTAAGCTGGATGTGACAAAACTACATCCACTTTCGCCTGAGGTGATATCTCGTCAGGCGACAATAAACATAG GGACAATTGGTCATGTGGCTCATGGGAAGTCAACAGTTGTTAAAGCCATATCTGGTGTCCAG ACTGTCCGCTTTAAAAATGAATTGGAACGCAATATTACCATCAAGCTTGGATATGCCAACGCAAAAATATACAAGTGCGAAGATGATCAATGCTCTCGACCCATGTGCTACAA GGCATACGGAAGTGGAAAGGAAGACAGTCCAATGTGTGATGTTCCTGGCTTTGAAAACAGCAAGATGAAATTACTTAGACATGTCTCTTTTGTCGATTGCCCG GGTCATGATATTCTCATGGCTACAATGCTTAATGGTGCAGCAATTATGGATGGAGCTTTACTTCTTATAGCTGCCAATGAGAGTTGTCCTCAACCTCAGACGTCGGAGCATTTAGCTGCTGTTGAAATTATGCGTCTTCAGCACATTATAATTCTTCAAAATAAAGTTGATCTAGTTCAGGAAAATGTTGCCATCAACCAGCACGATGCCATTCAGAAATTCATTCAG GGAACTGTTGCAGATGGTGCACCAGTGGTACCAATTTCTGCGCAGCTGAAGTATAATATTGACGTTGTAGCTGAATACATTGTGAAGAAAATTCCCATTCCAGAGAGGGACTTCATTTCACCACCAAATATGATTGTAATCCGGTCCTTTGATGTCAATAAGCCTGGTTTTGAAGTTGATGAAATTCGaggtggtgttgctggtggaagTATTCTGAAG GGAGTTTTGAAGGTAAATCAATTTATCGAGGTCCGTCCAGGTATTGTAGTCAAGGACGAAAGTGGAAACATAAAGTGTACCCCTATATATTCCAGAATAGTCTCCTTATACGCTGAGCAAAACGAGTTACAGTTTGCCGTTCCTGGAGGCCTTATTGGAGTTGGAACGACCATGGACCCTACACTTACTCGTGCAGATAGGTTGGTTGGCCAGGTTCTTGGGGAGGTCGGGTCACTCCCTGAAGTGTACGTTGAACTAGAG GTTAATTTCTTTTTGCTGCGTCGTCTACTGGGCGTTAGGACAAAGGATACAGAGAGACAGGGTAAAGTCTCGAAACTGGCTAAGGGAGAGATCCTTATGTTGAACATAGGATCTATGTCAACAGGGGCTCGTGTTGTTGCTGTCAAGAACGTTTTTGCAAAACTACAACTCACTTCCCCAGTGTGCACCAGCAAAGGAGAGAAAATCGCTTTAAGTCGTAGAATCGAGAAGCACTGGCGTCTTATTGGCTGGGGTCAGATTCAAGCCGGTATTACTCTTGACATCCCACCCTGCCCCATTTAA